In Juglans regia cultivar Chandler chromosome 5, Walnut 2.0, whole genome shotgun sequence, the following are encoded in one genomic region:
- the LOC109002629 gene encoding protein yippee-like At4g27740: MGRLYLIEYDQTPDKRFYLCRSCQTHIASAQDFLSSTLVNIFFEKVVNVVIDDPVHYWRDLKDRTVANVLCIKCNILLGRKYVEVEEPTLEIREGTIRMEQKKLLFWNGKVLVDELPIPQSEAFV, translated from the exons ATGGGGAGGCTCTATCTCATTGAATACGATCAAACTCCTGATAAGAGGTTCTACTTGTGCCGTTCATGCCAAACGCACATTGCATCGGCCCAAGATTTTCTTTCTAGT ACTCTTGTGAACATCTTCTTCGAAAAAGT TGTCAACGTGGTGATTGATGATCCAGTACATTATTGGAGAGATTTGAAGGATAGAACAGTGGCAAATGTCCTTTGTATCAAATGCAACATacttttgggaagaaaatat GTCGAAGTTGAAGAACCCACCCTGGAAATAAGGGAAGGAACAATTCGAATGGAACA GAAAAAGCTCCTGTTTTGGAATGGAAAAGTGCTAGTTGATGAACTCCCAATCCCACAATCTGAAGCCTTTGTCTAG